A single genomic interval of Nostoc commune NIES-4072 harbors:
- the psbP gene encoding photosystem II reaction center PsbP gives MWKRIILILLLVLSFSLSNSDVAAASGLKSFVDTNDGYQFLYPNGWLQVKVANGPDVVFHDLIEVSENVSVVISPVPEGKTLSELGTPTEVGYKLGKAALAPPDSGRSAELVNAAQREVDGKIYYLLEYEVKLPNQQERHNIASVAVSRGKVFTLNASIPEKRWPRVKRMIDEVVNSFTVY, from the coding sequence ATGTGGAAACGAATTATATTAATTTTGCTATTGGTGTTGAGCTTCAGCCTAAGTAATTCTGATGTAGCGGCAGCATCTGGGCTCAAAAGCTTTGTAGACACTAATGATGGCTATCAGTTTTTATATCCTAACGGCTGGCTGCAAGTTAAAGTTGCCAATGGCCCAGATGTAGTTTTCCACGATTTGATTGAGGTGTCTGAAAATGTTTCTGTTGTGATTAGCCCAGTACCAGAAGGCAAAACTTTGTCAGAATTGGGAACCCCAACAGAAGTAGGATATAAGTTAGGAAAAGCAGCTCTTGCACCTCCTGACTCTGGTCGTTCAGCTGAATTAGTCAATGCTGCACAGCGAGAAGTAGATGGTAAAATATACTACCTTTTAGAGTATGAGGTTAAACTCCCCAATCAACAGGAACGACACAACATTGCCAGCGTCGCTGTTAGCCGTGGTAAAGTTTTTACCCTCAACGCCTCAATTCCTGAAAAACGCTGGCCGAGAGTTAAACGAATGATTGATGAGGTTGTCAATTCTTTTACTGTTTATTAA
- a CDS encoding Maf family protein yields the protein MKIPPFVLASASPARRRLLQTVGIEPIVRASDFDESQIELSEPAELVKTLAQYKAQTVAPQFESALIMGCDSVLSMNGEIYGKPPDTSEAIARWQIMQDNFGDLYTGHALIDISQNRTIVKCQVTRVYFAQMSDRAILAYVTTGEPLKCAGAFAIEGFGSFFVEKIEGCHTNVIGLSLPLLRHMLAELGYDATDFWQ from the coding sequence ATGAAAATTCCACCTTTTGTACTTGCCTCAGCTTCCCCAGCCCGACGCCGCTTGTTACAAACTGTTGGTATTGAACCGATAGTTCGAGCAAGTGATTTTGATGAATCGCAAATTGAATTAAGTGAACCAGCAGAATTGGTCAAAACTCTTGCCCAATACAAGGCACAAACTGTAGCACCACAGTTTGAATCGGCTTTAATTATGGGTTGTGATTCGGTTTTGTCGATGAATGGTGAAATTTACGGCAAACCACCAGACACTTCTGAAGCGATCGCTCGTTGGCAGATAATGCAAGATAACTTTGGCGACTTGTACACGGGTCATGCCTTAATTGATATATCTCAAAACCGTACTATAGTCAAGTGTCAAGTTACAAGAGTTTACTTTGCCCAAATGAGCGATCGCGCAATTCTTGCTTATGTTACCACTGGTGAACCCCTTAAGTGTGCTGGAGCCTTTGCAATTGAAGGTTTTGGTAGTTTCTTTGTCGAAAAAATCGAAGGCTGTCACACCAATGTTATTGGACTCAGTTTACCCCTGCTACGGCACATGCTAGCGGAACTAGGATACGATGCCACTGATTTCTGGCAATAG
- a CDS encoding phycocyanobilin:ferredoxin oxidoreductase, which yields MSFTSIPSLREQQHPLIRQLADCIEAAWHQHLDLSPYHLPDELGYVEGRLEGEKLTIENRCYQTPQFRKMHLELAKIGNMLDILHCVMFPRPEYNLPMFGCDLVGGRGQISAAIADLSPIQLGRTLPESYTSALTRLTVLNFSQPRELPEWGDIFSDFCIFVRPSSSEEETIFLSRVREFLDIHCTQAIASHPVSSEQVTQNLAGQHNYCTKQQQNDKTRRVLEKAFGPAWAENYMTTVLFDLPT from the coding sequence ATGTCATTTACTTCTATACCCTCGCTGCGTGAGCAACAACATCCCCTAATTCGTCAGCTAGCTGACTGTATTGAGGCAGCTTGGCATCAGCACCTGGATTTATCGCCCTACCATTTGCCTGATGAGTTGGGATATGTGGAAGGTAGACTAGAAGGGGAAAAATTGACGATTGAAAACCGTTGCTATCAAACGCCACAGTTCCGAAAAATGCATTTGGAACTGGCAAAAATCGGAAATATGCTGGATATTTTGCACTGCGTCATGTTTCCCCGTCCAGAATACAACCTGCCGATGTTTGGTTGCGATTTAGTTGGGGGTAGAGGTCAAATTAGTGCAGCGATCGCAGACCTTTCTCCGATCCAATTAGGGCGAACCTTACCAGAATCTTATACTTCTGCGCTGACACGGCTAACAGTGCTTAACTTTTCCCAACCCCGTGAATTACCTGAATGGGGAGATATTTTTTCGGATTTTTGCATCTTTGTGCGCCCCAGTTCCTCAGAAGAAGAAACAATATTTCTCTCGCGGGTGCGAGAATTTTTAGACATTCACTGCACCCAAGCGATCGCCTCACATCCTGTTTCATCTGAACAAGTTACACAAAATCTCGCCGGACAACACAACTACTGCACTAAACAGCAGCAAAACGATAAAACCCGCCGCGTACTAGAAAAAGCCTTTGGCCCAGCTTGGGCAGAAAATTACATGACCACAGTTCTATTCGATCTCCCTACTTAA
- a CDS encoding HlyD family efflux transporter periplasmic adaptor subunit: MSRVTEKPKPSEQAFNQEQPKIWWGIAVAVPIVIAAGILGTAKIEQLRKLTTSAPVMPSTNSISAVGRLEPRGEVVKLSAPSSGLAPSSRIQQLLVREGEQVKQGQIIAILDNRDTQIAGLQEAKAKVQEARANLAQVKAGSPRDIQAQRAVIARLQAQLIGERNAGQATIARIAAQLSGDKLVQQATVNRLEAELSGQRDALRATLARIKAEQRNAQVDAGRYDYLYKEGAISQQERDRRRLSAVTSNQQVAESQATLKQTLATLRQQLAEARATQIQNLATLQQQLIEAKVNRDKTVATLQRQIDEEKAKLSRILDVSPTDVQVAQAQVSNAIANIRKAEAELRLSYVQAPIAGEILKVYTKSGEAIGANGIAEIGQTSQMFVIAEVAEDSIGKVRVGQNATISSDNGAFSGELKGTVTEIGRKIGKKDVLNTDPAADVDARVVEVKIALSPEDSQKVSGLTYAKVVVDINN, from the coding sequence ATGTCAAGGGTGACTGAAAAGCCAAAGCCAAGTGAGCAGGCATTTAATCAAGAACAACCTAAAATTTGGTGGGGTATTGCTGTAGCCGTGCCAATAGTAATCGCTGCTGGGATACTAGGTACAGCTAAAATCGAGCAGCTGAGAAAACTAACTACATCTGCCCCCGTAATGCCATCTACCAATAGCATTAGTGCTGTTGGGCGTTTAGAACCGCGAGGCGAAGTTGTTAAATTGTCCGCCCCATCATCAGGATTAGCACCATCGTCACGAATTCAGCAACTTCTAGTGAGAGAGGGTGAACAGGTAAAGCAAGGCCAAATTATTGCGATTTTGGATAACCGCGATACCCAAATAGCCGGACTACAAGAGGCAAAAGCCAAAGTGCAAGAAGCCCGTGCCAATTTAGCGCAGGTCAAAGCTGGATCTCCAAGAGATATTCAAGCCCAAAGAGCAGTTATTGCTCGCCTACAAGCGCAGTTAATTGGGGAAAGGAATGCAGGGCAAGCAACGATCGCACGGATTGCAGCTCAGTTAAGTGGTGATAAACTTGTCCAACAAGCAACTGTAAATCGCTTAGAAGCTGAACTCAGTGGGCAAAGAGATGCTCTCAGAGCAACGCTTGCACGTATTAAAGCTGAACAGCGCAATGCTCAAGTCGATGCTGGACGCTATGATTATTTATACAAAGAAGGTGCTATTTCTCAGCAAGAGCGAGATAGAAGACGCTTGAGTGCAGTAACTTCTAATCAACAGGTGGCGGAAAGTCAAGCTACGCTAAAACAAACATTAGCAACTCTACGACAGCAACTTGCCGAAGCCAGAGCTACCCAAATACAAAATTTAGCAACTTTGCAACAACAGCTAATCGAAGCCAAGGTTAACCGTGATAAAACCGTAGCAACTTTGCAAAGACAAATCGATGAAGAAAAAGCCAAACTGAGCAGAATTTTAGACGTTAGTCCTACCGATGTGCAAGTAGCGCAAGCCCAAGTTAGTAATGCGATCGCAAATATCAGAAAAGCCGAAGCAGAACTAAGGTTAAGCTACGTTCAAGCACCAATCGCTGGAGAGATTTTAAAAGTTTACACCAAATCAGGCGAAGCGATCGGTGCAAATGGCATTGCTGAAATTGGACAAACCAGCCAAATGTTTGTGATTGCTGAAGTTGCCGAAGACAGTATTGGTAAAGTGCGTGTTGGTCAAAACGCCACTATCAGCAGCGATAATGGAGCATTTAGCGGCGAATTAAAGGGAACTGTAACTGAAATTGGCAGAAAAATTGGTAAAAAAGATGTGCTGAATACAGATCCAGCAGCAGATGTGGATGCCAGAGTCGTAGAAGTAAAAATTGCTCTGTCTCCAGAAGATAGCCAGAAAGTTTCTGGTTTAACTTACGCCAAAGTTGTTGTTGATATTAATAACTAA
- the devC gene encoding ABC transporter permease DevC, whose translation MSQKIPLSWLQLTREKTRLAVALAGIAFADILMFMQLGFRDALYYSNVRFHNSLQGDIVLINSQSNAVLAMRSFSQRRLYKALELPAVQSVHPIYLDFTIWKNPVTGRPRSILIFGMNPETNLVNLPGVQENLDKLKLPDVVLFDRSSRVEYGPIAANYEQGKTVTTEVRRRRIKVVGLFTLGASFGADGNLITSDINFLRIFSNRQKGLIDIGLIRLKPGANANIVAQELRKYLPSEVNVLTKEEFIEFERNYWANSTAIGFIFTLGTVMGFIVGTVIVYQILYTEVADHLAEYATLKAIGYTQNYLLTVILQEALLLAILGYLPGIVFALFMYNSARNATLLPVFMSFDRAVMVLILTMLMCIISGAIAVRKLRSADPADIF comes from the coding sequence ATGAGTCAAAAAATACCTCTATCGTGGCTACAACTGACAAGAGAAAAAACTCGCCTAGCTGTGGCTTTAGCAGGAATTGCTTTCGCTGATATTTTAATGTTTATGCAACTCGGTTTCCGGGATGCCTTATATTATAGTAACGTTCGATTCCATAACAGCTTGCAAGGCGATATTGTTTTAATCAACAGTCAATCTAATGCTGTTCTGGCGATGAGGAGCTTTTCTCAAAGACGGTTATATAAAGCTTTAGAATTACCCGCAGTCCAATCAGTACATCCGATATATTTAGACTTTACAATTTGGAAAAACCCTGTAACAGGCCGCCCTCGTAGTATCCTGATATTTGGAATGAACCCAGAAACTAACCTAGTTAATTTACCTGGAGTTCAAGAGAATTTAGATAAACTTAAACTACCTGATGTAGTTCTATTTGACCGTTCTTCTAGAGTGGAGTATGGGCCAATTGCTGCTAATTATGAACAAGGTAAGACTGTAACCACAGAAGTGCGAAGGCGGCGAATTAAAGTCGTAGGACTATTTACATTAGGTGCATCATTTGGCGCAGATGGTAATTTAATTACAAGTGATATTAACTTTCTGCGGATATTCAGTAATCGTCAAAAAGGATTAATTGATATTGGACTAATTAGATTAAAGCCGGGAGCTAATGCTAATATTGTTGCCCAAGAATTACGAAAGTATTTACCCAGTGAAGTAAATGTGTTAACTAAGGAAGAATTTATTGAGTTTGAGCGAAACTATTGGGCAAATAGTACAGCTATCGGGTTTATTTTTACATTAGGGACTGTCATGGGTTTCATTGTGGGGACTGTGATTGTTTATCAAATCCTTTATACAGAAGTTGCAGATCATTTAGCTGAGTACGCTACTCTCAAGGCGATAGGCTACACGCAAAACTATTTATTGACAGTTATTCTTCAAGAGGCTTTATTATTAGCAATTTTAGGATATCTTCCGGGAATAGTTTTTGCTTTATTTATGTACAATAGCGCTAGAAATGCAACATTACTACCAGTTTTTATGAGTTTTGATCGGGCAGTAATGGTGTTGATTTTGACTATGTTAATGTGCATTATTTCTGGTGCGATCGCAGTCCGCAAATTACGTTCTGCCGATCCAGCAGATATATTTTAA
- a CDS encoding DevA family ABC transporter ATP-binding protein, with protein sequence MIEKEPVIAIKNLNHYYGKGALRKQILFDINLEIYPGEIVIMTGPSGSGKTTLLSLIGGLRSVQEGSLKFLGEELVGVSQNKLVQMRRNIGYIFQAHNLLGFLTAKQNVQMAVELNDNISKTEAVAKSKAMLGSVGLEERVDYYPDNLSGGQKQRIAIARALVNRPPLVLADEPTAALDKQSGRDVVEIMQSLAKNQGTTILLVTHDNRILDIADRIVEMEDGLLTRNSPNAVIQP encoded by the coding sequence ATGATAGAAAAAGAACCTGTAATTGCCATTAAAAATCTCAACCACTACTATGGCAAAGGGGCACTGAGAAAACAGATATTATTTGACATCAACCTAGAAATTTATCCAGGTGAAATTGTAATTATGACCGGCCCATCAGGTTCAGGCAAAACAACACTACTGAGCTTAATTGGTGGTTTGCGGTCTGTACAAGAAGGAAGTTTGAAATTTTTAGGTGAAGAACTCGTTGGCGTCAGTCAAAACAAACTGGTGCAGATGCGGCGCAACATTGGTTATATTTTCCAAGCTCACAATTTGCTAGGGTTCTTGACAGCAAAGCAAAATGTGCAAATGGCTGTAGAATTGAATGATAATATTTCTAAAACAGAAGCGGTGGCTAAATCAAAAGCCATGCTAGGGTCTGTTGGTCTAGAAGAACGAGTTGATTACTACCCAGATAATCTTTCTGGTGGACAGAAACAAAGAATTGCGATCGCTCGTGCTTTAGTAAATCGTCCCCCACTGGTGCTAGCAGACGAACCGACAGCTGCATTAGACAAACAATCAGGACGCGATGTCGTAGAAATAATGCAGAGTTTAGCTAAAAATCAGGGAACTACTATCTTATTAGTGACACACGACAACCGCATTTTAGATATAGCCGATCGCATCGTAGAAATGGAAGATGGTCTTTTAACCCGTAATTCCCCCAATGCAGTTATTCAGCCATGA
- a CDS encoding HAD family hydrolase, translated as MSRHQSILALSEFSSTSFSNIRLIATDMDGTLTRRGKFTPALLQALEDLAAADIKVLIVTGRSAGWVSGLSAIMPVAGAMAENGGLYFPPGNQKPVVLTSIPDLDKHRQHLATTFENLQTKFPQIQESADNRFRITDWTFDVAGLSQDELQTLENLCQQMGWGFTYSNVQCHIKPQGQDKAVGLLQVLREYLPQYSPEQIVTVGDSPNDESLFDWRYFPISVGVANVLEYVNQLKYLPAYITNAPEGEGFCELSSYILKSLHISS; from the coding sequence ATGTCTAGACATCAGAGCATCCTTGCCCTGTCTGAGTTTTCGTCTACAAGCTTTAGCAATATTCGTCTGATAGCCACAGACATGGATGGCACTCTGACTAGACGAGGAAAATTTACTCCTGCACTGCTGCAAGCTTTAGAGGATTTAGCGGCAGCTGATATTAAGGTGCTGATTGTCACAGGACGTTCTGCTGGGTGGGTGAGTGGATTGAGTGCGATTATGCCAGTGGCAGGTGCTATGGCAGAAAATGGCGGTTTGTACTTTCCACCTGGAAACCAGAAACCAGTAGTCTTAACATCTATTCCCGATTTAGATAAACATCGCCAGCACTTGGCTACAACTTTTGAGAATTTACAAACTAAATTTCCCCAAATCCAAGAATCTGCTGATAATCGCTTTCGCATCACCGATTGGACTTTTGATGTAGCTGGTTTGAGTCAAGATGAACTACAAACCCTAGAGAATCTTTGTCAACAAATGGGTTGGGGATTTACCTATAGCAACGTGCAGTGTCACATTAAACCCCAAGGACAAGATAAAGCTGTGGGATTGTTACAAGTATTGCGCGAATATTTGCCCCAGTACTCACCAGAACAAATTGTTACTGTGGGCGATAGCCCGAATGATGAAAGTTTATTTGATTGGCGTTATTTTCCTATTTCTGTAGGCGTGGCAAACGTGCTGGAATATGTGAATCAGTTGAAATATCTCCCTGCTTATATTACTAACGCCCCCGAAGGCGAAGGATTTTGTGAGTTATCTAGCTATATTTTGAAAAGCTTACACATCTCAAGTTAG
- the rpsB gene encoding 30S ribosomal protein S2 — protein sequence MPVVSLAQMMESGVHFGHQTRRWNPKMSPYIYTSRNGVHIIDLVQTAQLMDNAYNYMRSHAEQGKKFLFVGTKRQAAGIIAQEATRCGSHYINQRWLGGMLTNWATIKTRVDRLKDLERREETGALDLLPKKEASMLRREMTKLQKYLGGIKTMRKVPDIVVIVDQRREYNAVQECQKLSIPIVSMLDTNCDPDVVDIPIPANDDAIRSIKLIVGKLADAIYEGRHGQLEAEDDYEDYDGSEYDDDYEETEYTDAVIPDEETEE from the coding sequence ATGCCAGTAGTTTCATTGGCTCAAATGATGGAGTCAGGGGTTCACTTTGGGCATCAGACCCGGCGTTGGAACCCAAAAATGTCTCCTTACATTTATACTTCCCGTAATGGTGTGCATATTATCGACTTGGTGCAAACTGCTCAGTTGATGGATAATGCTTACAACTACATGCGATCGCACGCAGAACAAGGGAAGAAATTTCTTTTTGTCGGCACTAAGCGCCAAGCAGCTGGAATTATTGCCCAAGAAGCTACCCGTTGTGGTTCCCACTATATTAACCAACGCTGGTTGGGCGGAATGTTAACCAACTGGGCAACCATCAAAACAAGAGTAGACCGTCTGAAAGATTTAGAACGCCGTGAAGAAACTGGCGCACTAGATTTATTACCGAAAAAAGAAGCATCAATGCTACGTCGGGAAATGACGAAGCTCCAAAAATACTTGGGCGGCATTAAAACAATGCGGAAAGTACCCGATATCGTGGTGATTGTAGACCAACGCCGGGAATATAACGCAGTTCAAGAATGTCAAAAGCTAAGTATTCCGATTGTGTCCATGCTGGATACAAACTGTGACCCAGATGTAGTAGATATCCCCATCCCAGCAAACGACGATGCTATCAGGTCAATTAAGCTGATAGTTGGAAAATTGGCGGATGCCATTTATGAAGGTCGTCACGGTCAGCTTGAGGCTGAAGATGATTACGAAGATTACGACGGCAGTGAGTATGATGATGACTACGAAGAAACCGAATATACTGACGCCGTAATTCCCGATGAGGAAACAGAGGAATAA
- the tsf gene encoding translation elongation factor Ts yields MAEISAKLVQELRQKTGAGMMDCKKALIESDGNIEEAIDWLRKKGISKAGGKSDRIAAEGLVDTYIQPGGRVGVLIEVNCQTDFVARNEAFKALVKNLAKQAATADSVESLLAQPYIENENGTVEEFIKQTIATLGENIQVRRFINFALAEGTQGVVDSYIHTGGRVGVLVELGAQTESVATNQEFQSLARNTAMQVAACPNVEYVSVDQIPAEVAQKEKDIEMGKDDLANKPDNIKEKIVQGRIEKRLKELTLLDQPYIRDQSISVEDLVKQAKAQLGEEIQVTRFVRYILGEGIEKQEISFADEVAAQMGTK; encoded by the coding sequence ATGGCGGAAATATCTGCAAAACTCGTCCAAGAGCTACGCCAAAAAACTGGTGCCGGCATGATGGACTGCAAAAAGGCGCTGATAGAGAGTGATGGCAACATAGAAGAAGCCATAGACTGGCTACGGAAAAAGGGCATCTCTAAAGCTGGGGGAAAAAGCGATCGCATCGCGGCAGAAGGTCTAGTGGACACTTACATTCAGCCCGGTGGTCGAGTAGGTGTACTCATAGAAGTAAACTGCCAAACCGACTTTGTTGCTCGTAACGAGGCTTTTAAAGCTTTAGTTAAGAATTTAGCAAAGCAAGCAGCGACTGCTGATAGTGTTGAGTCTTTGTTGGCTCAACCCTATATTGAGAATGAAAATGGGACTGTAGAAGAATTCATCAAGCAAACTATTGCTACGCTCGGTGAAAACATCCAAGTGCGTCGCTTTATCAATTTTGCACTAGCAGAAGGCACACAAGGTGTAGTAGATAGCTACATTCACACTGGTGGTCGAGTTGGTGTATTGGTAGAACTGGGTGCTCAAACTGAGTCAGTGGCTACCAATCAAGAGTTCCAAAGCTTGGCACGGAACACTGCAATGCAAGTTGCGGCTTGTCCAAATGTCGAGTATGTGAGCGTAGACCAAATCCCCGCCGAAGTTGCCCAAAAGGAAAAAGATATTGAAATGGGCAAGGATGATTTGGCGAACAAGCCAGATAACATCAAAGAAAAAATTGTTCAGGGACGAATTGAAAAACGCCTAAAAGAATTGACTTTGCTCGATCAACCTTACATTCGCGATCAAAGTATTTCCGTGGAAGACTTGGTGAAGCAAGCAAAGGCGCAATTAGGCGAAGAGATTCAAGTTACCCGCTTTGTCCGCTATATACTGGGCGAAGGCATTGAAAAGCAAGAAATTAGCTTTGCTGATGAAGTGGCTGCACAAATGGGTACTAAGTAA
- the recG gene encoding ATP-dependent DNA helicase RecG yields the protein MTNEKPDWIRLHKALAIEAERGFTDLMGREYRFSEFLSLTLGKFPTGLPHTERRRWQGLAVQFASYPHLALEERQHLVAETRRYLSQLQKEEQGEQGSRGAGEQGRINKFKIQVALPAHQRRDPKSPIVAEVSRRLAPNIDQKLSDLPEIGFKKADNLARLGLHTVRDLLFYYPRDHIDYARQVNIRELQAGETVTIVATVKRCNCFTSPKNQKLSILELVVKDNSGQIKIGRFYAGTRFSSRAWQESLKRRYPVGSILAACGLVKESKYGLTLDNPELEVLANPGDSIESLNIGRVVPIYGLTEGVVANTVRQAVIAALPAAANLKDPLPSGLRQKYGLMELKDAIANIHFPSDSAVLQVARRRLVFDEFFYLQLGLLQRQQQARAIQTSAILVPRGQLVEKFHEILPFQLTGAQQRVLNDILNDLQKPVPMNRLVQGDVGSGKTVVAVLAILAAIQSGYQAALMAPTEVLAEQHYRKLVSWFNLLHLPVELLTGSTKTAKRRQIHSQLGTGELPLLVGTHALIQDPVNFHQLGLVVIDEQHRFGVEQRARLQQKGEQPHVLTMTATPIPRTLALTIHGDLDVSQIDELPPGRQKIQTTVLSGQQRNHAYDLMRREIAQGRQVYVVLPLVEESEKLDLRSATEEHQKLQESVFPDFQVGLLHGRMSSADKDEAITKFRDNQTQILVSTTVVEVGVDVPNATIMLIENAERFGLSQLHQLRGRVGRGAAQSYCLLMSSSRSPDAQQRLKVLEQSQDGFFISEMDMRFRGPGQVLGTRQSGVPDFTLASLVEDEEVLLLARQAAEKIIEMDATLERWYLMKEELKYRYERLMGGAILT from the coding sequence ATGACTAATGAAAAACCAGATTGGATACGATTGCACAAAGCCTTGGCAATAGAAGCTGAACGCGGCTTTACAGACTTGATGGGCAGAGAATACCGCTTCAGTGAATTTCTTAGTCTAACTTTAGGCAAATTCCCAACAGGCTTACCCCACACTGAACGCCGCCGTTGGCAAGGACTAGCGGTGCAATTTGCTAGTTATCCACATCTAGCACTGGAAGAAAGACAACATTTAGTAGCAGAAACTCGTAGGTATCTCTCGCAATTACAGAAAGAGGAGCAGGGGGAGCAGGGGAGCAGGGGAGCAGGGGAGCAGGGGAGAATTAATAAATTCAAAATTCAAGTTGCGCTTCCAGCGCACCAAAGGCGCGACCCGAAATCTCCAATTGTTGCTGAGGTGAGTCGGAGGCTTGCACCGAACATTGACCAAAAACTTAGCGATTTACCAGAAATAGGCTTTAAAAAGGCTGATAATTTGGCACGGCTCGGTTTACACACCGTCCGCGATTTGCTTTTCTACTATCCTCGTGACCATATTGATTATGCGCGTCAGGTGAATATCCGCGAGTTACAAGCGGGTGAGACGGTGACAATAGTGGCTACAGTGAAGCGTTGTAACTGCTTTACTAGCCCTAAAAATCAGAAATTATCAATTTTAGAACTGGTAGTAAAAGATAACAGTGGTCAAATCAAAATTGGTCGTTTCTACGCAGGTACACGTTTTAGCAGTCGCGCTTGGCAAGAAAGTTTAAAACGCCGTTATCCAGTAGGTAGTATTTTGGCGGCGTGTGGGTTGGTAAAAGAAAGTAAATACGGCTTGACACTCGATAATCCAGAACTAGAGGTTTTGGCAAATCCAGGAGATTCGATTGAGTCGCTAAATATTGGGCGGGTAGTGCCAATTTATGGACTGACAGAAGGCGTGGTGGCGAATACAGTGCGACAGGCGGTAATAGCTGCTTTACCTGCTGCTGCTAACTTGAAAGACCCTTTGCCAAGTGGTTTGCGACAGAAGTATGGTTTGATGGAATTGAAAGATGCGATCGCTAATATCCATTTTCCCAGCGATAGCGCCGTCCTACAAGTTGCCCGTCGTCGCCTAGTTTTTGATGAATTTTTCTACTTACAACTTGGGTTACTACAACGTCAACAGCAAGCAAGAGCGATTCAAACTAGCGCCATCCTTGTTCCACGCGGTCAACTTGTAGAGAAATTTCACGAAATACTGCCTTTTCAACTCACTGGCGCACAGCAACGAGTTCTCAACGATATTCTTAACGATTTACAGAAACCCGTACCAATGAATCGTTTGGTGCAAGGTGATGTCGGTTCTGGTAAAACAGTCGTCGCCGTACTAGCCATCCTCGCAGCAATTCAATCTGGCTATCAAGCGGCGCTGATGGCTCCCACAGAAGTTTTGGCAGAACAACATTATCGCAAGTTAGTTAGCTGGTTTAACCTCTTGCATTTACCAGTGGAATTACTGACAGGCTCTACTAAAACTGCTAAACGAAGACAAATACATTCTCAGTTAGGAACTGGTGAATTACCTCTATTAGTGGGAACCCATGCCTTAATTCAAGACCCCGTAAATTTCCATCAACTTGGATTAGTGGTGATTGATGAGCAGCATCGCTTTGGAGTAGAACAACGGGCGCGTTTGCAGCAAAAAGGTGAGCAACCACATGTGTTAACTATGACAGCTACCCCGATTCCTCGAACGTTGGCACTGACGATACACGGGGATTTGGATGTAAGCCAGATTGATGAGTTACCGCCAGGACGACAAAAGATTCAGACAACAGTGCTATCGGGTCAGCAACGCAACCATGCTTACGACCTTATGCGGCGAGAAATTGCCCAAGGTAGACAAGTTTATGTGGTTTTGCCCTTGGTAGAAGAATCAGAAAAACTGGATCTGCGATCGGCAACTGAGGAGCATCAAAAGTTACAAGAAAGCGTTTTTCCTGACTTTCAAGTAGGGCTGCTACACGGTCGCATGAGTTCAGCCGATAAGGATGAAGCGATTACTAAATTTCGTGATAACCAAACGCAAATTTTGGTTTCTACTACTGTTGTGGAGGTTGGTGTAGATGTACCTAATGCTACAATAATGCTCATTGAAAATGCGGAGCGATTTGGTTTATCGCAACTCCATCAACTGCGGGGGCGTGTTGGTCGTGGCGCGGCTCAGTCTTACTGTTTGTTGATGAGCAGTTCCAGAAGTCCTGATGCTCAACAACGGTTGAAGGTACTGGAACAATCTCAGGATGGCTTTTTCATCTCAGAGATGGATATGCGTTTTCGTGGGCCAGGGCAAGTACTGGGAACTCGTCAATCTGGAGTGCCAGATTTTACCTTAGCAAGTTTGGTTGAAGATGAGGAAGTTTTACTTTTAGCGCGGCAAGCAGCAGAGAAAATAATAGAGATGGATGCAACTTTAGAGCGTTGGTATTTGATGAAAGAAGAGTTGAAGTATCGGTATGAGCGATTGATGGGTGGGGCAATTTTGACTTAA